From the Triticum urartu cultivar G1812 chromosome 4, Tu2.1, whole genome shotgun sequence genome, the window tgctacacacattataggcagttcccaaacagaatggtaaagtttatactccctcttccaccacaagcatcaatccatggcttgctcaaaacaacgagtgcctccaactaacaggagtcccagggggagttttgtttgcaattattttgatttagtttgcataaagcatgggactgggcatcccggtgaccagccatttatctcatgagtgaggagcggagtccactcctcttgagaataacccgcctaacatgaaagatacggacaaccctagttggtacatgagctattcgagcatacaaaacatgatatttatttgaaggtttagagtttggcacatgcaaatttacttggaacggcaggtagataccgtatataggtaggtatggtggactcatatggaataattTTGGGGTTtatatagttggatgcacaagcagtattcctgcttagtacaggtgaaggctaacaaaagactgggaagcgaccagctagagagcgacaacagtcatgaacatgcattaaaattaatcaacaccgaatgcaagcacgagtaggatataatccaccatgaacataaatatcgtgaaggctatgttgattttgtttcaactacatgcgtgaacatgcgccaagtcaagtcacttaaatcatttagaggaggataccaccctatcataccacatcacaaccattttaatagcatgttggtaCGCAAGGTAAaacattataagctcctagctaatcaagcatggcacgaGAACTATGATATCTAGTTGTCactgcaaacatgtttattcataataggctgaatcaggaacgatgaactaattaTATTGACAAAagcaagagaggtcgagttcataccagcttttctcgtctcaataagttcatcatataatcatcattattgcctttcacttgcacgccCGAACGacgtggataataataataatagtgcacgtgcattggactaagctggaatctacaagcattaaATAAACAGGAGAatacaaggcaatatgggctcttttgtcagatcaacaataatgcatataagagccacttcaatagtttaatcatggtcttcttctatcgacccccaaagaaaagaaagaaataaaactatttacatgggagagctcccaacaaataaaagaagaacaggaaatattttggggttttctttttaattactactacaagcatggaaattaaaattAGCTAAAaatctacaactaatttttttggtttttcttaaggtttattaaacacataagaagaaagcataaaaaagaaataaactagcatggatgatacaatgaaaaagtatgagcaccgacatctagcaatgagtgtgtgaacatgaatgtaatgtcggtgggaaatacgtactctcccaaacttaggcttttggcctaagttggtctatggccacgattggcctggcggatatccataataatagttggggtcgtgctgagatgcagcggctatcgcctcctaagctgcagcgtggcgatgagcggcctccgccctcctctcgtactcatctgccccctctctggtaataacatatcttttttttgcctgataatcaaagaaggcaggagcagggagagtaatatggacaacACGGCGTCTGTTAAAAATTAAACGATACTGGAGAgatgattcattcctctcgacaaactggtggtgaaccatagcattaaagtctaggtaagcacgaggtaattcaatatcatcttcacgtatggctataccaataaaattagctatgcgggttgcataaattccaccaaagaaatcttcATTAAacctattaagatgcaacctacgtgcaacaatagctttcaaattataagatttgtctcctaacacagcactcctaagaatactgaggtcagggacacataTGTGACATGCCTCGTCTTTataattaatgcatctacctatgaagagagcaaaataatgtatagcaggaaagtgaatgctccctgtgatagcttgtgttatatctctataaattctcccacagttatgtaTACTATTATTAAAAAAGCAAACATAACTCCCTTTAAAGCCACACAACAAAATGTACACAGAAGTACCAGAGTCGTTAGATCAATCAAACTAAATTATATCCAACAATCCATATTACATCCCAGGTCTGTCACACAAACTAACGCTCCAAATTAAATGTTCTGCCAGGCAGACTACCCCGCGCACGTCCTACCCCTCCGCACATCACGCTGCTAAAAGCATCTGAACCCAACAAATTATCCACTGCCCAATTGCGCCCCCGCCTTCCTTCCCCACCGCTGTGCTCCCCTCTCCCCATAGACGCCTCCTACCCTCTGACGCCGCCCCGCGCGATGGACGCCATCTCTCCCCTATTTCCCTCTTCACCTCCACGGCCACGCCGCATCGCCGGCCAAGCCCCGCTGCGGTGGCTATGATCCGCCACGCCGCCCCATAGCCCCACACCCAAAGCTGCAGCCGAGATGCATCTGAGCGAGAACGAGGGGATTGAGGGCGTGCGGTTCGCGGTGACTGTCGGGCAGGGCTTCGTCGGTGCCGCGCTATGCCTGGAGCTGATCCGCCGCGGCGCCCTGGAGGTCTGCTCCCTCGACAGCTCGACCTGCGCGATTCCTCCGCTTGGTCCCAGCAGCTCCTCGACGCCGGCGTCCGCTTCTTACAAGGTTCTCTCCCTCACTCTCTTTTGCTTAAATTATTGTGTTTTTTTTCTGTCGCCATGAGTGGGCGTGAGACTTAAATGCAGCGTCGCAGCGAAGAAGGTAATTTGTTTTTCTGTCCAATGCATTGAAGCTATAATGTACGTGCTTAGTAAATTGTTTAGGGCGGTGTGAGACTTATAATGCCTGCCAACTTAGTGAATTGATAAACCTGGAAGTTTGTGTTTTTCACTTCACTTGAATTTGCACAATTCAGTTATGTGTTCATTGAATGGATTTGACATGACATTTCCTGCAAGCAATGAGGGAAGTAGATGGGCATGGCTGATTTGTTCGTCATGCAGTTATGTGCTATCTTATTCCTTGATGCTGAGTGTGAGTCCATGCATGTGCAAGCTATATGTACTCTTAGTCTATTAGTGTTCTCTAACTTATTTCCTACTATTCCTGTATGGTACCACTTCTTCCCTAGCAAGGATATGTGAGCCTATTAACCTTATGTTGTCTGTCAATGTCAGATTTAGAACCCAACAAAGAAATATGGCAGAAATTTGCATATTAACCTTTCTTGTGCAGGTTCGAGATATAAAGGTCATACAGATGCTTCTTTGCCATGAGTCTGTAAACTTGATGAGGCAACATGGTCTTCAAGCACAAGAAATACCCATGTACGTGAGTGTGGGCTGCCGCTCCGCCCTCCACTCCTCTGCTTGaccaccgccaccgccacgtTGAAGCCCCTTGCCACCTAGCGGCATGCTTTCTCGTGAGCTAGCTTCTTCAACACATGTTTTTCTGAATTTCTACAAGCTAAATTAGTACATGCTTCTTTGAACGTTGGCCTGTATTGGATTCTTGTATGTTATGATTTGCCCAATCAGCACACCCATGGATAGGGCAAGAAAAATAATTAGAAAGCATGAAATATGCCAATCAATACTTTCTGTTGGATATATCAATTGTTTTAGCTCTTCCTACACCCAACCGCCACATTCTAAATTATGAAGGTTCCAGCTGGAATTCCCGTTCCGTTCATACATTCCAATTTAGCGTTTTAGTTCAAAATTAGAAGCTGGATTCTGTGTATAGTTATTCTCATGTCCATCATATGAACTATGCGTGTGTACTCATGTTGAATTGATGTGTGATACTGAGTCTTTGCATTTTCAATTGCCTTTCACTTTCTTCATGATTTGGTGCATGTGCATTTTCACATAATTTGTaacaaaccaattcatattttcgTCGAGCTTGGATCATTTTGTTCTTTTATAATGGTTGGAGGTGTGGTTTAGGAGGATCAGCAGCTAATGGCAAACGCGCCAGCGAGCCCCGAGTGCGCTGGACCGTGCAACATGAAGAAGACCATCTGGACAAAGGGCAGGTACACGAATAGCCAAGAACACAAGGATACGTGCGGGTCTGCGTTTCTGAGGTATATCTCTTTTAGCACTAGCGACTAAATGGTCTGTAGCTGGTCAGGCGTGCTTGCCTAAAATGTACTTTAGTAGTTGCTAGAGCCATGCTAGCTTCTATGTTGTTCTTGCAGCCTCAACTAGCTTATTTCATTTGAAGCAAATGTTGTTCTATCCTTCCAATTAATGTTATTCAgatcttcttttcttttttctattGTCATTCACAATACAAATGTTATGAGAATTTCAGGAATTTTGTCATATCTTTCTCCCAGTTACCTTAATTTTGTAAATTGTGGTCTAATTCAATTTTGAGTTTGTTTTCAGAAAAGCCTACTTTAAAGCTGTGTAAATCCATTATTTCCTTTGAGTTTGCCGTGGAGGTGAGTTGGGAACCTTTTTTTATACTTGGTGGATGCACTGATTTAGGGTGCGTTTGGTTAGGGAACGAAGTGGAATGGAATGTCATGGTTCCGTTCTAGTAgaatgggtcggttccatccttgTGTTCGGTATATGCAAATCTAAGGAATGGAATGGTTATGTTTTAGTGTTTGGTTTCAGATATCTGATGAAATGGATTTGTTCATCCCTACACTTGTCTGCTTGTGATTATGTAGAATATATTGAACTTTGAACTGGATTTCAGTCAATCAAAAACCATCGGATGCATTGGCACACACATATGGGCAAGATTAAGCTGAATTAGAAAAGAGCGGTGCATACACTGAATCAGATTTCAGAACACCAAATACAGCTGGTTTCAGTCAAATGGTTGATCTCGGCAAGACAAAGACTGAATTGGATGGGGAGCTCAACAGTACAGGCCTTAGCCCCAATCGTCGGCGCACTGGTTGGGCTCGCTGGGCGCCGGCACAGGACTGGAGACACCTGGGCGCGAAGACCACGCCGAGCGGTGCACAAGGCCGCACAGCTGCGCATACTACAGATCAACGCCGTCGCTCGCGGCCATCCAGCGCGGCCGTCTCGTGATGCATGAGGCCATGCAGGAGCTGCTCGTGCACTCTGGTACAAATCTACGCCGCTGCCCTCCTCCATTAGCCGCCGTCTCTTGGTGCCCGTCGTCGCTCGCCTCCATCCAGCGCCGTCTTTCGGTGCCCGCCGTGGCTCGCCTCCATCCAGCGCCATCTCTCGGTGCCCGCCGTTGCTCTCCTCCCTCCAACGCCGCCTATTGCTACCCGCTGCCACTCGTGTCGAGAGAGGGAGAGGCGATAGAGTTGCGGGAGTGCGAGGAGAACGACCGGTTTCATGTGGTCCGCTCGAGTTGGAAGTATGAGCGTGTTCCGCATCTGAGAGGAATATTTGGTTCGTGGGAACTAGTCGGTTACCGTTCCAGCTCTATGCCAAACACCAGAACGGGGCCTAGAAACGGGTCCGACCCATGACATTCCAGTTGATGactgcaaccaaacacacccttagTGACGGAGACTTGCCTGAATGTTATTTTCCTCCGCGTGAAGTGCTTACAATTCTCAAAGACTTCAACAAGTCCCGGAGGAGATTGACAAGGTGCAGGCAAGATCTCAAGTTCATTGCTGTCTTTTTCTGTCTGAACATTTTCTTATTTGGAGTTGCAGCCGATTTATGGTGTATCAACCGACTTGGCTTAGGATGTATTGTAGTTAGTTTGGTTGCATCAACCAACAAGTCTTATTATGTATTGCTATTGGTTTGGTACCATCAGACGACTGGCCAGTTGGAAAACCAGCGGGGAAAACATGTACTGTGAGCTCCCCTCGCATTCATAATTTGGAGCTTGATAAACAATGTTCTGTGAGCTTGTTAATGATCTGCTATTTTTCACAAAATTGGGACATGTCTGATGGTCGATGTGAGGTTCTCTAAATAAAAAAATTCCTCATTTGTCCATTCTGATAGTCTGATGGAATTTTGTTAATAAGAACCTACAATTCCTTGGGTAAGTTTGGGTTAGGAGTTCCGTATATATGCGCCAGGAAAGTATATAGGGAAATCATGATATGCTTTTTCTGCAGTGCCAACACTGAAAATGTAAAGTGTGTCCTGCATGACTTTTATATGTGTTTTAGGAATTGGAGGATAGCTCTATAAACAAAATTCCTTATTCTGCACTTCTCTGCTTTGCTTGGCAGGAATCCTTGTTGTAAAGAGCGAAGGCATGGTTTGGTTTGCATGACATTATCTTCAATTGGCTGGAGATATATAAATGTTGATACTTGATTTTCTCATCTGGCATCTTATCACTTGTGTGAAACACACTTGATTTTCTCATAGTAATAGTTCTCTATTATTGCTGATACATAAATGGATCTTTATTCAATGGTACTTGTATGTGTGTATGGAGAATGGTGATTAACCTTTTAAATAATCCATTGTCCAACAAGGTGATTCTAATTTCTGATTAGATTATACTATAACAATATGATTAGAAAAAATTCAAACGGTTGTATATTTGACACATACTACAACGGGCCGAAGCCTGCCTGtatattttttttcaaatactAAAATTTGAGATTATAATCATTTGGGCGCTATGCATTGAGAAAGTGGGCATTTAGATAAGAGATTATATAATTAACGCAAAGACGTGCGATATTTTTTTCAACAAGAATGTTGATCATGAAGAATGATAATCAAATTTGTAGGGTAGCCAAAGAATAttgataacacacaagtataggggatcgcaacagtttttgagggtagagtattcaacccaaatttattgattcgac encodes:
- the LOC125551676 gene encoding uncharacterized protein LOC125551676 isoform X1 is translated as MHLSENEGIEGVRFAVTVGQGFVGAALCLELIRRGALEVCSLDSSTCAIPPLGPSSSSTPASASYKEDQQLMANAPASPECAGPCNMKKTIWTKGRYTNSQEHKDTCGSAFLRNPCCKERRHGLVCMTLSSIGWRYINVDT
- the LOC125551676 gene encoding uncharacterized protein LOC125551676 isoform X3, whose amino-acid sequence is MHLSENEGIEGVRFAVTVGQGFVGAALCLELIRRGALEVCSLDSSTCAIPPLGPSSSSTPASASYKVRDIKVIQMLLCHESVNLMRQHGLQAQEIPMYVSVGCRSALHSSA
- the LOC125551676 gene encoding uncharacterized protein LOC125551676 isoform X2, which encodes MHLSENEGIEGVRFAVTVGQGFVGAALCLELIRRGALEVCSLDSSTCAIPPLGPSSSSTPASASYKEDQQLMANAPASPECAGPCNMKKTIWTKGRYTNSQEHKDTCGSAFLRIY